In one Bombyx mori chromosome 22, ASM3026992v2 genomic region, the following are encoded:
- the LOC101743969 gene encoding methylcytosine dioxygenase TET isoform X5, whose translation MCMFNLLFHFSKLYTFIRYFFSEDWRNWSSVSLVPETIDKWCASWTVLQDIKSYRGRKPLGGTAGVPGAPGVAVPGVATAASPSPAPQTPAAPSPAPATTPAMKQEHPSQPMAPMPFYAGDPNRFPTTWQTDPSQGWQNQFIQQLPTQTGQTTLDYQGNHTAYATSPHYQANTTYTVQNVATTFDVTNSTYYQAGVQAVPAQRPPSNRGAYTPVPSPRAPHYTTEYQQQYAQQASTPGATSGTDSRPASAASYQSNAPTAATPVYSVGQNYERSEYSTEHSEEYNNSESGTGDTNNEVERQEQNSTSGQQSGNAEPGYLQGSNGPRASLDCSGYSGAYNSGQYRENGQVQNQNEWQQQWQHNQRLQNQQIQNQQQQIQNQQQMQNQQQLQAQQQLQSQQMQNQQQLQNQQHMQNQQQIQNQQQMQSQQQMQNQQPMQNQQQMQTQQQMQNQQQMQSQQQMQNQQQMQNQQQMQNQQQMQNQQQMQSHHQQLQIQNQQLQNQQLQQQRQDESEQQMFSQSDRVNLNSRLKTMILNKQNHSRDGTNTPPDKGDPGEGPPRDDRKTGPTSVNDDRNTTGHFLSYSHHLRDNYRLGEQVYPAAGNYSQSTHAYSVSEFGGGGHQVWEGGTEALRGYDKHVPNKNVSKTSQKLPSYADVRSQYGAYTTVSYEPHKYAEAYNSDSLGLNQQDSKDFQSKMLIGPVSEMNQQNCTTTQDTNAQTRAYDREAYDAKFRHPSAPLIPKLEIPDSYQYHKDERLIKTEVQRPVNQNTYTKQNEMSINSLYRDYPNGIVSRSQQNTVLPPISTIKQEGFAQSPQTYQNFQNYPYRIDQRPDQTGSFAQIPRTQENIGFQKYNRSYNENKESKSTENKSSSDKNTPSEPRSYYIEQIKSEHSPPGHKIYKNMNYSPPRDEPYLFPGDGGPTAIKNEVGYSCCRQGSTKKPPPEHLRDGACPGYQTKDEVLEDEPETTDKNDPKNQKATAPTPDVTKPKENQFNYSKEYLENLERLRTNSRTEVPDCNCFPADKNPPEPGSYYTHLGSASSLAELRRELEARTGLSGKELRIEKICYTGKEGKTAQGCPMAKWVIRRANYTEKVLVVVKCRNGHKCPTAWIVVCLVAWEGIPQSEADLDYTLLSHKLNRYGLPTTRRCATNENRTCACQGLDPETCGASYSFGCSWSMYYNGCKYARSKTVRKFRLSVKTEESEIEERIHVLATLLSPLYMNLAPRAFDNQCQFEKEASDCRLGFKPGRPFSGVTACIDFCAHAHRDLHNMNNGCTAVVTLAKHRALSRAGDEQLHVLPLYVLDDTDEFGSKEGQDEKVASGALEILDKYPMEVRVRSVPLQPCRRHGKKRKEEDSGDSANNSTNNTPQQSPGNNQKKTQCSTPTPRTPQPDARNNASPRSQSSSSPRAGTPSFNQSNPSAFTNNQHYNSAFINPNMHNQSQGGLMNPNLGNPALLDMATMIDNFTDAQLQSNQISSTVLDSPYNPYDQSYNLHHQNAIYQANSIAENNSCQNQNPNQLPSFATGLPKRDQQFNAANTQINVQNQWHDFNSAQIFNNVVKEDPDSTTAHLNVPPNNYSPDSNRSDTNSNQMLQKNNETVKQSAVGEINQKLPEFEMPCSPRLTELSQNSQSTPPSPASSQISDLRSPNNESLNSSDVRQSVWKSPDSKNWDQSKPKDQLTLENENLLFRVPKARPPSRSQHVNPENLENPTFLKPYPPSDRPHLNQGYEHRSPYDARVQNNTTPQTSASQTNYTINHEEINQATANKPDFTGNNFHPVNQTSYGNQAPIQGYGNYPQMTNAYPFSASPYGHFNPYENSYNDYNLAYYNAEKYKREELLRNSHCYNSYGYQYNPNFTSNFYQNPSPNWCQTSPNWCLYPPPFTIPYPPEPPKAEPIGEVTEYTENLECFKDSQMGGVAIALGHGSVLFECAKHEMHSTTAVRAPNRVTPTRISLVFYQHRNLNRPKHGLEEWEEKMRLKKLGLNPPTPSTPAPAAIAPTPVARPGPIGPIAGPGSTGPRSAGPGPALVRAETHTTTSWTTLFPMHGCTVTGPYQESAT comes from the exons GCACCGATGCCGTTCTACGCAGGCGACCCTAACAGATTCCCAACGACGTGGCAGACTGATCCGTCTCAAG GCTGGCAGAACCAGTTCATACAGCAGCTTCCCACACAGACGGGTCAGACGACTTTGGATTACCAAGGAAACCACACTGCCTACGCAACCTCGCCCCACTATCAGGCTAACACCACGTACACCGTCCAGAATGTCGCTACAACGTTTGACGTCACAAACAGCACGTATTATCAAGCGGGAGTACAGGCTGTCCCCGCGCAACGACCTCCGTCGAACCGGGGTGCCTACACTCCGGTCCCCTCTCCGCGAGCACCTCACTACACCACAGAGTACCAGCAACAATACGCGCAACAAGCATCTACGCCCGGCGCAACTTCAGGCACTGATTCGAGACCAGCCTCGGCCGCTTCTTACCAAAGTAACGCACCAACAGCGGCCACCCCGGTCTATTCTGTCGGTCAAAACTATGAACGATCAGAGTACAGTACGGAGCATTCAGAGGAATACAATAATTCTGAGAGCGGCACAGGAGATACGAATAATGAAGTGGAAAGACAAGAACAGAACTCGACTAGTGGACAGCAGTCGGGAAACGCCGAGCCTGGATACCTGCAGGGGAGCAACGGTCCGCGAGCTTCACTCGATTGTAGCGGGTATTCGGGCGCTTACAACAGCGGACAGTACAGGGAAAACGGTCAAGTGCAAAATCAAAACGAATGGCAGCAACAGTGGCAACACAACCAAAGACTACAAAATCAACAAATCCAAAATCAACAGCAACAAATTCAGAATCAACAACAGATGCAAAATCAACAACAATTACAAGCTCAGCAACAACTTCAGAGTCAGCAAATGCAAAACCAGCAACAACTTCAGAACCAACAGCACATGCAAAACCAACAACAGATTCAGAACCAGCAACAAATGCAAAGCCAACAACAAATGCAGAACCAGCAACCTATGCAAAATCAACAACAAATGCAGACTCAGCAACAAATGCAGAATCAGCAACAGATGCAGAGTCAGCAACAAATGCAGAATCAGCAACAAATGCAGAATCAGCAACAAATGCAGAATCAGCAACAAATGCAAAATCAGCAACAAATGCAGAGTCATCACCaacaattacaaatacaaaaccAGCAACTTCAAAATCAACAATTACAGCAGCAGAGACAAGATGAGTCAGAACAGCAAATGTTTTCACAATCAGACAGGGTCAATTTGAACTCGAGACTGAAAACgatgattttaaataaacaaaatcacaGCCGCGATGGCACTAATACGCCGCCGGATAAAGGGGATCCCGGAGAGGGACCACCTCGGGACGATAGGAAGACCGGACCTACTTCCGTCAACGACGATAGAAATACTACCGGTCATTTTTTATCGTATAGCCACCATCTCCGAGATAATTACCGCTTAGGCGAACAGGTTTATCCTGCCGCTGGTAATTATTCACAAAGCACTCATGCTTATAGCGTGAGTGAGTTCGGAGGTGGTGGCCACCAAGTATGGGAGGGAGGAACAGAGGCTCTGAGAGGTTATGATAAACACGTTCCTAATAAGAACGTATCCAAAACTTCTCAGAAATTACCGTCCTACGCGGACGTTAGAAGCCAATACGGTGCATATACCACCGTATCGTATGAGCCGCATAAATATGCAGAGGCATATAATAGTGATAGCTTAGGTTTAAATCAGCAAGACAGTAAAGATTTCCAGTCGAAAATGCTCATCGGACCTGTATCGGAAATGAACCAACAAAACTGCACCACAACGCAGGACACGAACGCACAAACACGAGCTTATGATAGAGAGGCGTACGATGCAAAATTTAGACACCCATCGGCGCCCTTAATACCAAAATTAGAGATACCTGATAGTTATCAATACCACAAAGACGAAAGATTAATTAAAACTGAAGTGCAACGACCAGTTAATCAAAATACGTATACGAAACAGAATGAAATGTCAATAAACAGTTTGTACAGGGATTATCCTAATGGAATAGTAAGTAGGTCACAACAGAATACAGTTTTACCGCCTATATCTACAATAAAGCAAGAGGGCTTTGCCCAAAGTCCACAGACCtatcaaaattttcaaaattatcctTATCGGATAGACCAGAGGCCAGACCAAACTGGGTCTTTCGCACAAATACCTCGAACGCAAGAGAATATAGGATTTCAAAAATATAACAGATCTTACAATGAAAACAAAGAAAGTAAGTCAACAGAAAACAAAAGTAGTTCAGATAAAAACACTCCATCGGAACCAAGATCTTACTACATTGAACAGATCAAATCTGAACACTCGCCGCCAGGTCACAAAATATATAAGAACATGAACTACAGCCCGCCGAGAGACGAACCTTATTTATTTCCCGGGGACGGAGGGCCGACAGCCATCAAAAACGAAGTGGGCTACTCGTGTTGTCGACAAGGATCTACAAAGAAGCCGCCCCCGGAACACCTAAGAGATGGCGCTTGCCCTGGATATCAAACCAAAGATGAAGTTTTAGAAGACGAACCTGAAACTACGGATAAAAATGATCCCAAAAACCAAAAAGCCACAGCGCCAACACCAGATGTAACGAAACCAAAGGAAAACCAATTCAATTACTCAAAAGAATATTTAGAAAACTTGGAAAGACTACGAACTAATTCTAGGACGGAGGTTCCAGATTGCAACTGTTTTCCTGCTGACAAGAACCCGCCGGAGCCTGGCAGCTATTATACTCATCTAG GTTCAGCTTCTAGTCTGGCAGAATTGAGGAGGGAGCTAGAGGCTCGGACCGGCCTGTCAGGCAAGGAGCTTAGAATAGAAAAGATCTGTTACACTGGGAAAGAAGGGAAAACAGCTCAAGGTTGCCCTATGGCAAAGTGG GTAATCAGACGAGCGAACTACACCGAGAAAGTCCTAGTCGTAGTGAAGTGTCGAAACGGTCACAAATGTCCCACCGCTTGGATCGTTGTGTGTCTGGTCGCCTGGGAAGGCATCCCTCAGTCGGAGGCGGATCTCGACTACACTCTTCTATCGCACAAGCTGAACAGATACGGCCTACCTACCACGAGACGTTGCGCCACTAACGAAAACAGGACGTGTGCCTGCCAAG GTCTGGACCCGGAAACGTGCGGCGCCTCTTACTCCTTCGGCTGCTCGTGGTCCATGTACTACAACGGATGCAAATACGCCCGTTCAAAGACAGTTCGGAAGTTTCGGCTCTCGGTGAAGACGGAGGAGAGTGAGATTGAAGAACGCATCCACGTGCTGGCGACTCTGCTCAGCCCGCTGTACATGAACCTGGCGCCGAGGGCGTTCGACAACCAGTGCCAGTTCGAGAAGGAGGCGTCGGACTGCAGACTGGGCTTTAAACCTGGCCGACCTTTTTCTG GTGTGACTGCGTGCATCGACTTCTGCGCGCATGCGCACCGCGACCTGCACAACATGAACAACGGCTGCACGGCCGTGGTGACGCTCGCCAAGCACCGCGCGCTCAGCCGGGCCGGCGACGAGCAGCTGCACGTGCTGCCGCTCTACGTGCTCGACGACACCGACGAGTTCGGCTCCAAGGAGGGCCAGGACGAGAAGGTCGCGAGCGGCGCGCTGGAGATACTCGACAA GTATCCCATGGAGGTCCGTGTGCGCTCAGTGCCGTTACAGCCATGCAGGAGGCACGGCAAGAAGCGGAAAGAAGAAGACAGCGGGGACTCTGCGAACAACTCGACTAACAACACACCACAACAAAGTCCTGGAAACAATCAGAAAAAGACTCAGTGCTCTACCCCCACGCCTCGAACTCCGCAACCTGACGCCAGGAATAACGCGAGTCCACGAAGCCAAAGCAGCTCATCGCCCAGAGCCGGCACCCCGTCTTTTAACCAGTCCAACCCATCCGCGTTTACCAATAACCAACACTACAATTCCGCTTTCATCAACCCTAACATGCACAACCAGAGTCAAGGCGGTCTCATGAATCCGAACTTGGGCAACCCTGCCTTGTTGGACATGGCGACAATGATTGACAACTTCACCGATGCCCAACTCCAGAGCAATCAGATCTCGAGCACAGTTTTAGACTCTCCATACAATCCGTACGATCAAAGCTACAATCTCCATCATCAAAACGCCATATACCAAGCAAACTCTATAGCGGAAAATAATTCGTGCCAAAATCAAAATCCCAACCAGCTGCCCAGCTTTGCCACCGGTCTCCCGAAACGAGATCAACAGTTCAATGCCGCTAACACTCAGATCAATGTACAGAATCAATGGCATGACTTTAATAGCGCTCAAATATTCAATAATGTGGTTAAAGAAGACCCTGATTCTACGACGGCTCATTTGAACGTTCCCCCGAATAACTACAGTCCAGATTCGAACAGGAGCGACACCAACTCCAATCAAATGctacaaaaaaataacgaaaccGTTAAACAGAGCGCTGTCGGAGAGATAAATCAGAAGTTACCGGAATTCGAGATGCCATGTTCCCCGCGCCTGACCGAATTATCACAGAACTCACAGAGCACACCCCCGTCTCCGGCGTCATCTCAAATATCCGACCTCAGATCACCGAACAACGAATCGCTCAATTCGTCTGACGTTCGTCAGAGCGTTTGGAAGTCGCCGGATTCTAAAAACTGGGATCAGTCGAAACCTAAAGATCAATTGACTCTTGAAAATGAAAATCTGTTGTTTCGAGTGCCAAAAGCCCGGCCACCGTCTAGATCGCAGCACGTAAATCCAGAAAATTTGGAGAATCCCACCTTTCTGAAACCTTACCCGCCCTCTGATAGACCGCACCTCAATCAGGGCTACGAGCACAGGAGTCCCTACGATGCGAGAGTGCAAAATAACACTACCCCACAAACTTCCGCATCGCAAACAAATTACACTATCAATCACGAAGAAATCAATCAAGCGACAGCAAACAAACCTGATTTCACCGGAAACAATTTTCATCCCGTTAACCAAACCTCGTACGGAAACCAAGCTCCCATTCAAGGATATGGAAATTATCCGCAGATGACAAACGCCTATCCGTTTTCAGCCAGTCCGTACGGACATTTCAACCCGTATGAGAATTCTTACAACGACTATAACCTCGCTTACTACAATGCAGAAAAATACAAAAGAGAGGAGTTATTGAGAAACTCGCACTGTTACAATTCATACGGGTATCAGTACAACCCAAATTTCACCTCCAACTTTTATCAAAATCCGAGTCCGAATTGGTGTCAAACATCGCCAAACTGGTGTCTGTACCCACCACCGTTCACTATCCCGTACCCACCGGAACCGCCTAAAGCTGAGCCCATCGGCGAAGTCACAGAATACACCGAGAATCTGGAATGCTTTAAAGACAGCCAAATGGGGGGCGTCGCCATCGCTCTCGGACATGGAAGCGTCCTGTTCGAGTGCGCCAAACACGAGATGCACTCGACAACCGCCGTCAGAGCTCCGAACCGAGTCACTCCGACCAGGATCTCGCTCGTATTCTACCAGCACAGGAACTTGAATCGACCTAAGCACGGGCTCGAGGAGTGGGAGGAAAAGATGAGGTTGAAGAAATTAGGGTTAAATCCGCCGACGCCTAGCACCCCGGCACCGGCCGCGATCGCACCGACGCCGGTCGCAAGGCCAGGGCCAATAGGACCGATTGCGGGGCCAGGGTCGACGGGTCCAAGGTCTGCGGGCCCGGGCCCGGCGCTGGTGCGTGCCGAGACGCACACGACGACATCATGGACGACGCTGTTCCCCATGCACGGCTGCACGGTGACGGGCCCCTACCAGGAGTCGGCCACCTGA